Below is a genomic region from Aquila chrysaetos chrysaetos chromosome 13, bAquChr1.4, whole genome shotgun sequence.
GTGCTGAGCACCCCAGTGACAGGAGAACCCTGAGGTCACGCTCACCACTGAGCAACTAAAGGGCAAAACCTTGAGAAGCGGAGCCAGGGAGGAGATCCAGAGCAGCACCTGCATGGCAGGGGCTTTTCCGAGTCCCTCTGCTGACACCTGAAAGAGGGATCAACCATCACCTCCTGCAGCACGTGGGCTGCTAACATGGGGGCTTACGAGCGTGCCTGGGCCAGGCAGCACCCTGTGACCGGCTCTGCCAGCGAAACACAGCTCTGAGGGTCACCTCTTGTTAGCAAATTCTTGATATCCGCTTGACTGGAAGAGCCCAGCACCGAagcttctgttaaaaataacttcagtgaaGGCATGAAAGAGGCAATGTGACATCCAGCCAAGATCACAGCATCACTTGCCACTAGGAAGGGGAGAAGGTCCAGAGACCCAAACCTGTTGGACAGTCAGGGCTTGCAAGAACAACCCTCGGAAACCTTTCAGTGACAGCACCCGGCAGCTCCCGGGCAGGCTTTCTGGGGAGAAAGCATTGCTGCGGTCAGCCAACTTCTACTGCCATCACACCTGATGGTGTAGCCCACTCTCATCCAAAATGACCGGGCTGCGGGGCACCACGCTGTTGACGCACTTTCCTGCTCCCATCCGTGCCAGGGacagctgggaagcagggctgtgctggggcagggagcctGGTAGCACAACCACGAGGAGAGACAATTCACGGCAGTCCTAGGTCTCTGTAGACCCAGCTACACCTTCAGCCCAGCCCTGTCAAACGACACTGGGAACGGCttgttattttctgtgctggaaaTCTTTCACTGGCTTTCCGAAACCTGCGGGACCCGTCTGGTGGCTCTCCAACGTGTGACAGCTTTGGCACCTGTCTGGCAGGACCAGGAATCTACTGCACCACAAAGAGAGAGGATACCTTGGTGTCACCAGCATCCTGCCTGCTACTTGTGGTTGGGTCATGGTAGGAAGACCTCTTAGAAGACAGCTAGGTTTCTCAGAAAAccttttaataagaaaaagtCCACACATTCCTGTGAAAGATTTCACTGGACAGTCGCTTCGCAACTAAAAGCCTGCCTGATTTCTTCATCTGCCGTTCTCGGCTACTCCGTCTTCCCTGTTTTCATGTGCTAGATGGAAGATCTCTGCCTTGGAGCTTCCTTCCTGACATGGGTATACCTGGGCCATGGAAAACTCTCCTCTAAACTTTCTCTTGAATAAATACATTGATTGTGCTTTATTGGCCTCCCATGATAAGGCAGGTTTGCTAACCCTGTTAATAGTCCTGTAGCCCTCTTTCCAAGCTCTTTCAATGTCATTTTTGGCATGTGCATCTAAGACCTGGATGGAGCATCTGGTAAAGGCTTCACGACAAAGTCTTACCATCTGAGCACTCTAAAATGAATGGTTCCCCCGACGGATTAATAGGAGTGCCATTACGGTTTATATTTCTGGAATTTATTTCTTgggtttattctgttttctagtTTCTAAACATGCAGGGCATATTTAGATTGTAGTTTGACCCACAATTCAAACTCACATGAAGTTATAGTGCCACCAGAAGAAGTGGTCACACTCTctgtcctctcctttccccacttCTGTTGTGTGACCAGATGCTGAACCAGACTGATGAACTGAACCAGatgaaaaccaaaccagcaaaCCAGAGTGCTTGGTGTCATGCTGGATCAGCATTTCCAGCCGCTTCGCCAAATAGCTGCCCCAGCGTAAGGGGGTGGGATAGTGCAACGAAGCAGCTGGAACTTGGAGGGACCACTGCTTTTGGTGGCAACATCAGCTCAGTCCATCAAACCACAACCTGACCTTGGAGGTCCCAATGCTTCTCTGCAAAGATGAGGGCATGTTTTTAGACTAGAAGCTGTGCTTCTTACTCTACCAGGGTGAACGACGTCAATGGAAAACAGCACTTTGagctaaatgaaataaattcttaGCATTGATAACACTGAGACTGTCATATAAAGAGGCAATTCCTGTCACCTATTTCTAGACATTTCCCTGTTCAGATGTCCAAGGAGTACCCTTTTCTCCCAGCTACCCCGTCACAGCTCTCATGCTCCTTTCCAGAACAGTTCCTGTAGATGTGAACAACTTCAGGATTACTCGGACTCGATGGCCATCAGTGTGACTGTATCTATGTTCAAATGAATCAAAGTTATCACTGCCCAGATTCCTCTATCAAGCTTTGTTGTCTGCAAATAGTAAATATTTGCAGCTAGTTGCAGCTGTGGGAATGGGTGTACAGAGCAGCcatatttctgttctgcctcATGCAAAGCCTCTTTTAGGCATGACAATGGTGTGAAGCCCCAAGTATTTGGGTCTGGAGTGTTTCCCCCTGTGAGGTGCGGGGAGAATTTTGTGACCACTTCAAGATCTCATCAAGCCCAGATGGATATCAGTCCTCctggctttcattttcaaaccCTCCTAATTAGTCTGGGGGCTAAAAAGTTGGTTggtttagttctagctgagcgCTAAGCTTCTGCTCTGATAATATTACTTGCTTTTATGTTCACATTGTTAGTTCTCACGCAACGTGTGGAAGAGCTGAGCACTGAGAAAGACATAAACCCTGCCTCTGCAACTCAACCCACTGTACTCTCGGATAGAAATGCGCAAGGTACCCACGGCGTGCCAGCAAACCTCTCCTcgcaaagcagcagcttttgagTATACTACAGGCTAATAATTTCCCACCCTGCCGTGTATGGGAACTTTCAACCACAGTGCCAAAATTCACAAACACCAAGAGCGTGACAATAAAGCACAAGGAATTTAGGTGCAAGGGGCACCCAAGCTAAAGGCATCCAGTGACTATTCACATCTTCAGGATGGAGCTGTGTTTGGTGGACTACAGGTCTGTGGCACCAACCACACTCGGGTCAAGAGGAACCACCCGTGTTGGGAGATGTGGTCTCCACAGATCACAGTTTGGTATTTGAGACAGAAGCGGCTGCAGTGTGCTCCCTTCTACACCAGTTAGCAAGGGCTCTTGACTTCCCAGCAAGCTAATACATCCCTACTTCCATCTAAATACCCACCGCACAGGCGTCTGCCGAAACAGCAGCAGCGTCGCCGAGCAGCAATGCCAGACGGCCTCCTCCGTGGGCCACACCGGAGCAGGTAGGAGCATCCAGCAAGACCCGCCTGTCTCCCATTCCCACCTGCAGAGGCATCtctggaaagaagagaaaagcccCCTCCACCCTGCCCCTGCTCTTATCTCGGCACACAAGGACGCATCCATCCCTCTTGGCTAAGCTGGTGACAATCCCTTGCTAACACAGGTGGCAGGAGGCGAGCCAACACTCAGGTAGATGGTGGCGGCCAAGGCTGGCGTTTTTCCCGGCACGGAGACAGGAGGGAGCTGCCTGCGGGACAGGAGCCTTCCTCTCCAGCAGGCCTTGCCCTCGTCACCTCCGCTCCTTTTTCCAAAGCCAGGGTCGGTGTTGGCGGCTGGTATTGCTAACAGAGAGAGGGGAatgcctggggagggaggagggtcAGGCACTAGGCAGGCTGCCTGGGTCGCTGCTTGGTGCTGTGCATTAGCAAGCGTGAGCTGCGGGCTGGATGTCTCCCTTGAAGAAGGCTCCGTGGCTCAGAGGCTCTCAGGCCCGTGGGAGCTGATTTGCGACGGTGTGGGGTGAGAGTGAGTGAAGCATTGAAGTACAGCTACTGCTATACACTCGTGGGTCCAGCATGgaaggctgtgctgcagcatctcAAGTGTATACTATATGCAGAAGTTACCCAGTCTGTCGGGCTGGCAGAAGAAGATCATTATCTGGCAGCTGCCTTACTTTCCAGGGACACCTGCTTTCCTTTGGTTGCTGGACTCTGAGTCtgggtttttcctctttgtcGTTTTTTGGCCACaccaggagagggcagggaTTCTCCTGTCGGCCCCGGGGCCGGAGCTGGGGGCTGAGGTCGGGGAGAAGGAGGAACTCGCTGAAGAGCAGTCCCTGGCTTATGCTGTCGGCAGGGAGAAGGACTTTCCCTCCGAGGCGGCAGCTGGCTTCTTGGGGAAGCACTGGGGTTTCTTGAAGGAAGGACAGGGCTCCGAGGGGATGCACAGCTGGACCTCCGCGAGCTGCTCCGTGGAGGAAAAGAAGTGGAGCTCGGCGAAAGAGGAAGCCGACTTTGTATCTGCGTTGCTCGGCACTCGTTTGGGACGCTTCCAGCTGGTCTCTGTGCCTGAAGCCtgcaggggaagagaagagggaggatGAAGGGGAACTTCTGCAAGGGGCTCCAGGCTCCTGGCAAGTTTGGCATGCATGTTGCTGGGCAATTACAAGGAGTCTCCAGCACCAGGATGACAGGAGCCATGTTGTGAACAAGACGGGACACTGGTTTGAACACCATCCTGTAACTCTTGATGCCGTTAACCACTAAGTGTTTGCCCTGATCCTCCAGCACCCTCTGGGACAACACGCAGGCATGGTTTGGCCGATAGCATGTATCTGGGACTCTTCCTAACATGCAAGATGGACGCAGCAACCTTTTTCAAGGCAGGAGATACAATCTGGGAACGTGCGCATGAGCTGGATTGCACCAGTTGGCCTCTGACGGCAACTGTGCTGGAAGATAAACCAACCCATAGGGATCCCCTCCTCTCACCCCACgtctctgaaaaagcagaatttgctgGACCTGTGgcaaagccacagcagcagctctgctcctgggcTAGACCTCCAGCCCCAAGGCCAGGCAGAAAAGCCAAACACCGGTGAATTCAGAGGGTCCACCTCCACTTACATCTCTGTGCTTATTTGATAAGAGAGTCAGGTACCTCCAAAAAAATCAAGGCACAGGGATGTGTAGGGAATTCAGACCACATGGAGGTGGTCCACGGTGTTCCAGGTCACTGCCAAAGCCCATGCGTGTGCACCTCCCTCTCTCCAGCTCTTGGCATGGTGGCCAACTCCTGAGGCAATCACAACTGGCAACCTCACAGCCCTTGCAGCTCTAATTGCAATAGCCAGGCCGGGTCTCCCTGCAGAGTCACAGCCGTGCCAAGCAGGCTGCAAAACTGAGAGCTCAACACTGGAGGGATCTGCTGTTAGCAGGATCAGACCAAATGAAAGAGCTCGTGGAAAGGAAGAAGGCTTCAAAGCTAGGGCAAGTGAAGAGGGGCTTGGCCCTTTGGCCAGACTGAGCCAAAAAAGATGGAGAGGTGGGAATTTCACACACTGGTGCGCTGAAATGACTAGGAAACGGGGATGGCCCACACATTCAAGCCAAGTGAAGGGTAAAGCAGTGGGAGGAGAGCAAAGCCCTGGCTGCGCCTCCTCAACAAGTCCAACATTTTGCATTGCTCACCGTTTTGGTCTTACCTGTAGGCAACAGCCGCGTCCTGCGGGGAGCTACATAGCACTGCCATGGCGACGGCCATGGAGCTCTCAGACTTTGCTGCCTCTACTGGTGTTTTCACTGGCGTGATGGGCCGAGGAATTCTGCTCTTTGTGCTTATGGGTCGCTCTTCCTTCCCCAGGAGGGCggccttctccttccctgccttcctTGGGATGGAGTCGTCAGAGTCGTGGGTGTCCTCCTCAGAACCAGTGGCCGAGAGCGTTTCCGAGGCCCGCCGCCTCTCATCGCTGGAGGACGCTGAGGAGGAAGCCCCCGAGGCCAGCCGAAGGAGGCGGTTTTGCCTCTTCTCCATCACTAGGCGAGCCAAGTCGGGTTGCTTTGCCCTCTTATAAAGCCTCTCTTTGGCCGAGAGTGAAGTTGAAAGGTCTGAGCCGGTGTCCTCCTCGGAGAACAAGATGGGTATCCGACTTCTATACCTGGAGCTCAGAGGTCTCCTGGGGCCCTGCTGCAGCGTGTCGAGGAGGGTCTCTGCTCGCTTAAGGTGTTCTCCCACCGCCGCTGACTTCTCAAGGTCGGGCTCCCTCGTAACCACCTTGCCAGGCTCTTCCAAATCCAGTGAGAGTGCCACTTTGTCGGAGAGCTCCGGCTTGTCCTCGGGAGGCTTCGCTACGCCGTTGGGAAGGGCCAGCTGCTCCCCCACTGTCTCTGAGGTGGTTTCAATGGGATTTGCCGAAAGCGCGCAGCTCTCTGTCTCTGCCCCTTCTAGCCCCGAATGTATGCTTCCATTCTCTACCAGCGCCAGGTTGTCCTCCAGCTCTTCTTCGACAATGACCTCCTCAAACTGGCCTGGAGGGCAGTATTCCTCATGCCTCATCAGCTGGCCGCTGGAAGACATGACATTTAAGTGGGTCTTTTCAGCAATATGAACAAATGTGCGCTCAACTTTGGTAAAGGGGGAGGAAGCTGTAGCCACTGCCACGGGAGGCTTTGGTTCAGATTTAAGGACTGAGGACAGGGTCCCTGGCTCGGATACATCCAGTTGGCTACCCATAGGCTGTGGCCGCTCGCTCTGAGGTGTCAGTGCAGCAAGAGTGCCCAGATCAACTTCTGGAGCCAAGTCTGTGGTCACCGGGGACTTTTTCAGATCACCTGGTGAAAACAGCACTAGTGTTTTTGAgccttcctccagctccaggTCCCCATCAGCAGTGGACGCTCGACCCTTGGATCCCTTCTGGTCATCAGCCAGGAGCGTGGATGGTGCGCACTCCTGGCTGCGCTCTGTGCTTTTTTGACTCAGGTCGCTGCTGGAACCGCTGTGCATGTCAATCTcatccccttcctcctctgcctcctcctcctcatcttcctcctcctcgtcctctTCCTcgtcttcttcctcctcctcttttccattcatttccaGATAAGACTCCAGAGGTTTGCAAGGAGCAGTCAAGACAACATTTGAGAAATCAACTTTCTTTATCCGCTGGGATACCTTAGGCTTTTCCCAGTAGTCTGACACATCTTTTCTGAAGTCTTGATAAGGCAAACTTAAAGGCACCGCCTTGGGCAGACCATTCATTTCAAATGACTTCAGTATATATGCCTGCAAGAAGACAGATGTGACAAAAGAAAAGGGTTAGTGTTCAGACATAGCATTGACACAGAAGACATCAGGATCAACAGCAGTGGCAAGCATCAGTGGAAAGCATCTAGTCCATCACGCTTCCAAAATACatgcctgagcagtgatcaCTCGATCATTCGATTCGTACAAACCTTAGAAAGGAGAGATTCACAGACACTGATcaatgaaggcaaaaaaaatgtgCCAAAGGAGTTCCTTTGTTACCAGTCTTTAACCTGGACCTAAAAGAGCTGTTTGCAAGCAATTCCTCAGGATTTTTTCACGTTTCCCAATCTTCTtcagtatttatatatttatttaggtATTTATATGTTTACATATTCAATCCTTCCTTACTGGAACCATTCAGGAAATCGCTTTTATGCCCAGGCCATAGTGACCTCAAGGGGCCCCTCTGGGCTAGATAAATTTCCTGATCACTTTCCAGTACCATCCAACATTGTCACAGGGGCTATAACGCTTGTAGCGCTCCTGTGTTCCCCTGCTGTCCTATTCGTACCTCCCTTCTGCTCCCACGTCCCTCCAGCAACTCCTAATTCTGTCTTCTACAGGCTTCTGCTTTCACTAAAATGATCAGCAAGTCAGTCACGAAAGCTGACATATTAAGTATCATTATTAGACTCTGGGGTGTCCAACCATTAAAAGCAATGGGAGAACAGGACAGTTGGCGGAGGCAGTGTTTCTCGAGCAGCAGTCTGTGGCGGAGAGACTGCCCGTAAGGTGCCAGGAGTGGGCTGCAAAATGATTGCAAATAAtaagagaaaggcagcagctcacacacacatgcacacacttgaccaaacaagcaaaaaagggcaaaataaataggaaatgcCTCTCGAAATTTGGCCTAATTAACAATTGGTTGTAAATGAAAACCACAGCAGCACCACTCcacaaaatgaattttaaaaaaaaaccattgaGGTCACGCTTCTATTAAGAgggctggaaaacaaaagcctCTCCATAAACTCAATCAGTCAATAATGCACCACATGTTACCCTTGAAAAGTCCTAATCATGAACAGAAGGGCTCCAGACATCTGCGGTTTCAAGCGGCATTTGACAGCATCAGAGGATATTTAGGCTACAGGACTAAACAAGCACCCATTTAACTGTGTGAGCTACAGAGATGCCAACAGCTAGCACATTCACCTGGCTATGGGAACAGATCTTTTTGTCTCtgagggtgggggggaaagcCCTCAATAGCTTTTCAGTAAAATGACACAATTTCAAATTGTGCTGAAAATCTGCATGTTATTCTGTGCAGAGCACCTGCCCTATTAGTATGCctaaaaaatgaaagatcttTATGCTCACGTGTAACAGGGACATTTCAAATAGACTGGTGGGCAGCATCAAGCTGTTATGCATAGTGATAAGTTGTTATCcatttaagatttctttttatatcttataaattaaaacacaggCTGGTTTTGGGAATGCCTCTGGAGTCcaaagctgcttctcttctttcattaaAGCTGAAGCCTGGCGCTGAAGATGGCCCTATATTAGCCTGATTTGGGGTTTCACTGACCCTCTACCTTTTGTATCAGGATGACAGATGTGGAACTTGGACTGATAAGAGGGACTTACCACcctttgcaaaggaaattacCCACTCGGCTTCCTCCCTCAGGCATTTCTTGGAAATTAGTCCATTCAGCAGCCTAAGACTGGATTCTGCCTGTTGGTTGGACTTGGTTTTCCCAAGAAATACACCCGCAGTGCTATCCCTGGAGTCCTGATCAAACAGATGTGCTTCCCCAGTGGGACTGGGACCTGATAAAGAAGCCCTGACCAACACCTTGCCTTGTGCTGAGCCTCCCACTGGAAAGAGTACCCCAGCCCCAACAACAGTTCACCTGCTGCTCTACTTCACCCCATTTTCTAGATGCTGCGGTTGATGGTACAGCTGGAGGATCGCTGGTTTCTCTTTGCATATGTAAACCTTCAAACCTCCTCTCCGCTCGTAGGCGCTTGTGTCATCTCATCTGCTTTCTGGTCAAGGAGAATTGAAGCCAGTCCTGCAGTGCACATCCTATATAGGCCAGAGATATGGTTTCTGTGCCCTGCAGTCTGTCCCACCAGCAGCCCTGTCTCCAGCAAACCCCCCTTTCCTCGACAGCTCTTTCCCTTGCAAGGCATCAGAAATTTGTCTGAGATGAGATTGCACTAAGCAATAAGGTATGCCACAGAGCTGGACAGCATGACGttgttgtaataaaaataacggttctttccttcttctgctcTGGTTCCCCTTTGCTGTCATTGAGTCGTGCTGTAGATACCTTTCTAACCTCCATGTTCATCCACCTCTGGCTGTACAAATTCCTTGTGGTGTTTGGCAAATGGACTGCCTTTCTGTCTGCCATTTCATTTTCCCcatgtattttctatttccctGCATGGACACTGCACCCTAAGCACAACAGCGATTGCTTGGCTTCTACCTACCTTTGGGAGACTTGGACTACTTAACCCGTTGCATGCAATACCCCAAAATTGCCAGAATGCATTCCTTAAAGCAGCCCGAAACTGTGCTTGTTTTGCCACTGTAAATGCACCATGGAGAAAATCCAAAGAGCATAAATATGCCAAAAATATGGAGGACGGGAGTTACCTACAAACGCAACTAAAAGAAACTTTGTTGAAATGTCTCTTGggtcaaatattattttaacacTTATTTTCTTACCTTCATTACTATCATCACCTGAAGCTGTTAACAAGGGAGACTGTCCTTGGGCATCAAAGTCTGAGACTGTCTTCACTCTTGAGTTAAAGTGATCAGCAGCTAGCTGCAAGCAGATACCCTGCTGAACAAAGTGTTCCCAGTTTGAAC
It encodes:
- the TTBK1 gene encoding tau-tubulin kinase 1 isoform X2, with amino-acid sequence MINGSFKLGATKIFSGWQMQCLAAVIKDEPNMSGGGEQVDILPANYVVKDRWKVLKKIGGGGFGEIYEAMDLLTRENVALKVESAQQPKQVLKMEVAVLKKLQGKDHVCRFIGCGRNEKFNYVVMQLQGRNLADLRRSQPRGTFTLSTTLRLGKQILESIEAIHSVGFLHRDIKPSNFAMGRLPSTYRKCYMLDFGLARQYTNTTGEVRPPRNVAGFRGTVRYASVNAHKNREMGRHDDLWSLFYMLVEFAVGQLPWRKIKDKEQVGMIKEKYEHRMLLKHMPSEFHLFLDHIASLDYFTKPDYQLIMSVFENSMKERGITENEAFDWEKAGTDILLSTSTSTPPQQNTRQTAAMFGVVNVTPVPGDLLRENTEDVLQGEHLSDQENAPPILSGRPAEGLGQTPNTAFNEAEVWEETDVNRNKLRISISKTQCMVEEEQRNGVCPSSPVRVPPESPTAQVRSLRYRRVNSPESERLSTADGKADLHERRSRMDLPGSPSRLVCSSQPAQMLSIDTGQADRQASGRMDVSASVEHEALSNAFRSVPLAEEEDFDSKEWVIIDKETELKDFHPGAEPSTSGTTDEEPEELRPIEEGEERRRLGADAAVRPKTHDGRSRGMQPVTEEDSSHRHEGPSQTVSDSKHEQQTGSPAHSPLHSAPAIRQRRRESEPTGPQRQAYILKSFEMNGLPKAVPLSLPYQDFRKDVSDYWEKPKVSQRIKKVDFSNVVLTAPCKPLESYLEMNGKEEEEEDEEEDEEEEDEEEEAEEEGDEIDMHSGSSSDLSQKSTERSQECAPSTLLADDQKGSKGRASTADGDLELEEGSKTLVLFSPGDLKKSPVTTDLAPEVDLGTLAALTPQSERPQPMGSQLDVSEPGTLSSVLKSEPKPPVAVATASSPFTKVERTFVHIAEKTHLNVMSSSGQLMRHEEYCPPGQFEEVIVEEELEDNLALVENGSIHSGLEGAETESCALSANPIETTSETVGEQLALPNGVAKPPEDKPELSDKVALSLDLEEPGKVVTREPDLEKSAAVGEHLKRAETLLDTLQQGPRRPLSSRYRSRIPILFSEEDTGSDLSTSLSAKERLYKRAKQPDLARLVMEKRQNRLLRLASGASSSASSSDERRRASETLSATGSEEDTHDSDDSIPRKAGKEKAALLGKEERPISTKSRIPRPITPVKTPVEAAKSESSMAVAMAVLCSSPQDAAVAYRLQAQRPAGSVPNECRATQIQSRLPLSPSSTSFPPRSSSRRSSCASPRSPVLPSRNPSASPRSQLPPRRESPSPCRQHKPGTALQRVPPSPRPQPPAPAPGPTGESLPSPGVAKKRQRGKTQTQSPATKGKQVSLESKAAAR